From Streptomyces sp. Edi4, one genomic window encodes:
- a CDS encoding family 2 encapsulin nanocompartment cargo protein terpene cyclase — MPVPDLSQAPSPTVRQGVAAAPAASDGAGTPRLTLPSGPPVPLPAGPAAAPPVSVPDPPADGRVPPPSVPESAVAEAAPEGPPSAAVGLGPDVLDRVLRGPSGLGTSGLRLVPSAEAPHSPTAVPGLYHHPVAEPDPVRVAEVSRRIKDWAVHEVELYPPEWEDQFDGFALGRYMVACHPDAPTVDHLMLATRLMAAENALDDCYCEDHGGSPVGLGGRLLLAHTALDPLHTTREHTAPWAQSLLSDAPRRAYRSAMDYFVRAASASQADRYRHDMARLHLGYLAEAAWAQTEYMPEVWEYLAMRQFNNFRPCPTITDTVGGYELPADLHARPAMQRVIALASNATTIVNDLYSYTKELDSPGVHLNLPVVIADREKCDAREAYLKAIEIHNELMRDFEAEAAGLAAACPAPQVIRFLRGVAAWVDGNHHWHQTNTYRYTLPDFW; from the coding sequence ATGCCCGTCCCCGACCTCAGTCAGGCGCCGTCACCCACGGTCCGGCAGGGCGTGGCAGCAGCACCTGCCGCGTCCGATGGCGCCGGCACTCCACGGCTGACCCTCCCCTCCGGCCCGCCCGTCCCGCTCCCGGCCGGACCCGCGGCGGCGCCCCCGGTCTCGGTGCCCGACCCCCCGGCGGACGGCCGCGTACCGCCCCCGTCCGTGCCGGAGAGCGCCGTCGCGGAAGCCGCTCCCGAAGGGCCGCCGTCCGCAGCGGTGGGCCTGGGCCCCGACGTCCTCGACCGTGTGCTGCGGGGCCCCAGCGGCCTGGGCACGAGCGGCCTTCGCCTGGTCCCGTCCGCCGAGGCGCCGCACTCCCCCACCGCCGTGCCGGGGCTCTACCACCACCCGGTGGCGGAGCCCGACCCGGTGCGCGTGGCCGAGGTGAGCCGCCGGATCAAGGACTGGGCGGTGCACGAGGTCGAGCTGTACCCACCGGAGTGGGAGGACCAGTTCGACGGATTCGCGCTCGGCCGTTACATGGTCGCCTGCCATCCCGACGCCCCCACGGTGGACCATCTGATGCTCGCGACGCGGCTGATGGCCGCGGAGAACGCGCTCGACGACTGCTACTGCGAGGACCATGGCGGCTCACCCGTCGGTCTCGGCGGACGCCTGCTGCTGGCGCACACCGCCCTCGACCCGCTCCACACCACACGCGAACACACGGCGCCCTGGGCCCAGTCACTCCTCAGCGACGCCCCCCGCCGGGCCTACCGCTCCGCGATGGACTACTTCGTACGGGCCGCGAGCGCGTCGCAGGCGGATCGTTACCGCCACGACATGGCCCGACTGCACCTGGGCTATCTCGCCGAGGCCGCCTGGGCGCAGACGGAGTACATGCCCGAGGTCTGGGAGTACCTGGCGATGCGGCAGTTCAACAACTTCCGGCCGTGCCCCACCATCACGGACACGGTCGGCGGCTACGAACTGCCCGCGGATCTCCACGCACGGCCCGCCATGCAGCGGGTCATCGCACTCGCCTCGAACGCCACGACCATCGTCAACGACCTCTACTCCTACACCAAGGAACTCGACTCCCCCGGCGTGCATCTGAACCTGCCCGTGGTGATCGCGGACCGCGAGAAGTGCGACGCCCGCGAGGCGTACCTCAAAGCGATCGAGATCCACAACGAGCTCATGCGCGACTTCGAGGCCGAGGCCGCCGGCCTCGCCGCGGCCTGTCCGGCCCCCCAGGTGATCCGGTTCCTGCGAGGAGTGGCGGCCTGGGTGGACGGCAACCACCACTGGCACCAGACGAACACCTACCGATACACCCTGCCCGACTTCTGGTAA
- a CDS encoding TetR/AcrR family transcriptional regulator has translation MPSDEQQVIPSVWTRPRGRREQPALSRKHIVAEAVRLLDAEGIEALSMRKLGTRLDAGATSLYRHVASKDELIELVVDEVYGELDEPDGEFGPHWRDATTRRAHGVRAMILQHPWIASVLGEVGVAYLGPNLMRLTDRMIATFQTAGFPLAESDHAVRALFAYVTGTAISEAAWLTMLARSGQTEQEWTERLWPAAEEAAQAYPRLREGYAEQRGKDPKAIRDQNFAYGLDRFLDGLEVRLGRVGPDSV, from the coding sequence ATGCCCAGCGATGAGCAGCAGGTGATTCCGTCGGTGTGGACCCGTCCGCGCGGGCGGCGCGAGCAGCCGGCGCTGAGTCGGAAGCACATCGTCGCGGAGGCCGTGCGCCTGCTGGACGCCGAGGGGATCGAGGCGCTGAGCATGCGCAAGCTCGGCACCCGGCTCGACGCGGGAGCCACCTCGCTCTACCGGCACGTGGCCAGCAAGGACGAGCTCATCGAGCTGGTCGTGGACGAGGTGTACGGCGAACTCGACGAGCCGGACGGCGAGTTCGGCCCGCACTGGCGGGACGCCACCACACGGCGCGCCCACGGCGTGCGGGCGATGATCCTCCAGCATCCCTGGATCGCCTCGGTGCTGGGCGAGGTCGGAGTCGCCTACCTCGGGCCCAACTTGATGCGCCTGACGGACCGCATGATCGCGACCTTCCAGACCGCCGGGTTCCCGCTGGCCGAGTCCGACCACGCGGTGCGCGCGCTCTTCGCTTACGTCACGGGGACGGCGATCAGCGAGGCGGCCTGGCTGACCATGCTCGCGCGCAGCGGGCAGACCGAGCAGGAGTGGACGGAGCGGCTGTGGCCGGCGGCCGAAGAGGCCGCACAGGCATATCCCCGGCTGCGGGAAGGCTATGCCGAGCAGCGGGGCAAGGATCCGAAGGCCATCCGGGACCAGAACTTCGCGTACGGACTCGACCGCTTTCTGGATGGCCTCGAAGTCAGGCTCGGCCGCGTGGGCCCGGACTCCGTGTGA
- a CDS encoding nitrate reductase → MDTSVDRIAEPWGSRTPYGRHGKWPERVDTYLADGIAPDEVQRWVRAASILHSDGDAMDIAVKDDRMVGVRGLASDRVNHGRLGPKDLFGWQANSSEDRLTRPLIREGGRLVPCDWETAMSRVAARSQDLLDERGPGSIGFYTSGQLFLEEYYTLAVLARGGIGTNHLDGNTRMCTSTAAEALKESFGCDGQPGSFDDIDHADVIALFGHNLPETQPVQWMRVLDRLSGDDPPRLVCVDPRPTPAARLATVHLAPRGGTNVALLNALLHEIIRTGRIDQEYIAAHTVGFDELKKRVADCTPEWAAGICDVPAGAIREAADILGSAERLLSTVLQGVYQSHQATAAAVQINNLHLIRGMLGRPGAGVLQMNGQPTAQNTRECGANGDLPGFRNWENDQHVADLAKVWNVTPETIPHYGPPTHAMQMFRYAEQGSIRMLWISGTNPAVSLPELARIRSILAQDRLFVVVQDLFLTETAQLADVVLPAATWGEKTGTFTNADRTVHICDKAVEPPGEARPDLDIFLDYASRMGFKDKDGAPLVTWHDPESAFEAWKRCSAGRPCDYTGITYAGLRRGSGIQWPCNEEFPEGTGRLYTDGISWAHPDTCESYGKDLVTGASTTVVEYRSLNPDGKALLKAAGYLPPHEEPSEAYPFQLTTGRTIYHFHTRTKTGRAPQLNAAAPDVWVEASAEDTDKLGWREGDLMEVVTPRGSLRARLRVTDIRPGLLFVPFHYGYWDTPAGHGPREGTPGRAANETTVTDWDPVSKQPLFKTAAAALRLVARGEEADNSAPTTAASAPARAGSGTATVGGPTAYASQAYGDKREGSGA, encoded by the coding sequence GTGGATACATCGGTGGACCGGATCGCGGAGCCCTGGGGCAGCCGCACGCCCTATGGACGGCACGGAAAGTGGCCGGAGCGTGTCGACACCTATCTGGCCGACGGGATCGCACCGGACGAGGTGCAGCGGTGGGTACGGGCCGCGTCGATCCTGCACTCCGACGGCGACGCCATGGACATCGCGGTCAAGGACGACCGCATGGTCGGCGTACGCGGCCTCGCGTCGGACCGGGTCAACCACGGCCGCCTCGGACCCAAGGACCTGTTCGGATGGCAGGCCAACAGCTCAGAGGACCGGCTCACCCGCCCCTTGATCCGCGAAGGCGGCCGCCTGGTCCCCTGTGACTGGGAGACCGCGATGAGCAGGGTGGCCGCGCGGTCCCAGGACCTGCTGGACGAGCGCGGGCCGGGCTCGATCGGCTTCTACACCAGCGGTCAGCTCTTCCTCGAGGAGTACTACACACTCGCCGTGCTCGCCCGTGGCGGCATCGGCACCAACCACCTCGACGGCAACACCCGTATGTGCACCTCGACCGCGGCCGAAGCGCTGAAGGAGTCCTTCGGCTGCGACGGGCAGCCGGGCAGTTTCGACGACATCGACCACGCGGACGTCATCGCCCTGTTCGGGCACAATCTCCCCGAGACCCAGCCCGTGCAGTGGATGCGGGTCCTGGACCGGCTGAGCGGCGACGATCCGCCCAGGCTGGTGTGTGTGGACCCGAGGCCCACCCCGGCGGCCCGCCTTGCCACCGTGCACCTCGCGCCGCGCGGCGGGACCAATGTGGCGCTGCTCAACGCCCTGCTGCACGAGATCATCCGGACCGGCCGCATCGACCAGGAGTACATCGCCGCCCACACCGTGGGCTTCGACGAGCTCAAGAAGCGTGTGGCGGACTGCACGCCGGAGTGGGCGGCCGGGATCTGTGACGTGCCGGCCGGCGCCATCCGGGAGGCCGCGGACATCCTCGGCTCCGCCGAGCGGCTGCTGTCCACGGTGCTCCAGGGCGTCTACCAGTCCCACCAGGCCACGGCCGCCGCCGTACAGATCAACAACCTGCATCTGATCCGGGGGATGCTCGGCCGCCCGGGCGCCGGAGTGCTCCAGATGAACGGGCAGCCCACCGCCCAGAACACCCGCGAATGCGGCGCCAACGGAGACCTGCCCGGCTTTCGCAACTGGGAGAACGACCAGCATGTCGCCGACCTGGCGAAGGTCTGGAACGTGACGCCGGAAACGATCCCGCACTACGGCCCGCCGACCCACGCCATGCAGATGTTCCGCTACGCCGAGCAGGGCTCGATCCGCATGCTGTGGATCAGCGGCACCAACCCCGCCGTCTCCCTGCCCGAACTCGCCCGCATCCGCTCGATCCTGGCCCAGGACCGCCTGTTCGTGGTGGTCCAGGACCTCTTCCTGACCGAGACCGCCCAGCTCGCCGACGTGGTGCTGCCCGCCGCCACCTGGGGCGAGAAGACCGGCACGTTCACCAACGCCGACCGGACCGTCCACATCTGCGACAAGGCCGTCGAACCACCCGGCGAGGCGAGGCCCGACCTGGACATCTTCCTCGACTACGCCTCCCGCATGGGTTTCAAGGACAAGGACGGCGCCCCCCTCGTCACCTGGCACGACCCCGAGTCCGCCTTCGAGGCGTGGAAGCGGTGCAGCGCGGGCCGGCCGTGCGACTACACCGGTATCACCTATGCGGGGCTGCGCCGCGGCAGCGGCATCCAGTGGCCCTGCAACGAGGAGTTCCCCGAGGGCACCGGCCGGCTGTACACCGACGGGATCAGCTGGGCCCACCCCGACACGTGCGAGTCCTACGGCAAGGACCTGGTGACCGGCGCGTCCACCACCGTCGTCGAATACCGCTCGCTCAACCCGGACGGCAAGGCCCTGTTGAAGGCGGCCGGCTATCTGCCACCGCACGAGGAACCGAGCGAGGCCTACCCCTTCCAGCTCACCACCGGGCGGACCATCTACCACTTCCACACCCGTACGAAGACCGGCCGCGCCCCCCAGCTCAACGCCGCCGCTCCGGACGTCTGGGTGGAGGCATCGGCCGAGGACACGGACAAACTCGGCTGGCGCGAGGGAGACTTGATGGAGGTGGTCACCCCGCGCGGCTCGCTGCGGGCCCGCCTGAGGGTCACCGACATCCGGCCCGGCCTGCTGTTCGTGCCCTTCCACTACGGCTACTGGGACACCCCGGCGGGTCACGGCCCACGGGAGGGAACGCCGGGGCGCGCCGCCAACGAGACGACGGTCACCGACTGGGACCCGGTCTCCAAGCAGCCCCTGTTCAAGACCGCGGCGGCCGCGCTGCGGCTCGTGGCGCGCGGGGAGGAGGCGGACAACTCCGCGCCCACGACGGCCGCGTCCGCGCCCGCGCGGGCCGGGAGCGGCACCGCCACCGTGGGCGGGCCGACCGCGTACGCCTCCCAGGCGTACGGCGACAAGCGTGAAGGGAGCGGCGCGTGA
- a CDS encoding ScbR family autoregulator-binding transcription factor — protein MRQERAVRTRQALMCSAAESFERHGYVRARLATISKDAGASLGALHFHFENKAALADAVERAAATSLHRAARVAQRPAMNALQRLTGISYALAGQLHRDVVARAGLRLGGEPGRPRHRDLRQEWQECVRQLLTEARAEGLLADEVDLAAAVSTIAATTTGLGLLARKDAWSASPDSLARFWRLVMPSLAAPAFEPGLFAIAG, from the coding sequence ATGAGACAGGAACGTGCCGTGCGCACCCGCCAGGCGCTGATGTGCTCCGCCGCCGAGTCCTTCGAACGGCACGGATACGTACGCGCCAGGCTCGCCACCATCAGCAAGGACGCGGGAGCAAGCCTTGGGGCGCTCCATTTCCACTTCGAGAACAAGGCGGCGCTGGCCGACGCCGTGGAACGAGCGGCCGCCACGAGCCTGCACCGCGCAGCCCGGGTCGCCCAGCGCCCGGCAATGAACGCTCTCCAAAGGCTCACCGGCATCTCGTACGCCCTGGCCGGCCAGCTGCACCGCGATGTCGTCGCGCGGGCCGGGCTCCGGCTGGGCGGTGAGCCGGGGCGCCCCCGGCACCGGGATCTGCGGCAGGAGTGGCAGGAATGCGTACGGCAGTTGCTCACCGAGGCGCGTGCGGAGGGCCTGCTCGCCGACGAGGTGGATCTGGCGGCCGCGGTCTCCACCATCGCGGCGACCACGACCGGTCTGGGCCTGCTCGCCCGCAAGGACGCGTGGTCCGCGTCCCCGGACTCGCTTGCCAGATTCTGGCGTCTGGTCATGCCCAGTCTGGCCGCGCCCGCCTTCGAGCCGGGCCTCTTCGCGATCGCGGGCTGA
- a CDS encoding geranyl diphosphate 2-C-methyltransferase translates to MSTNVEPTTNAAGTIPAPATPYQDDIARYWDHEARPVNLRLGDVDGLYHHHYGIGDVDESALGEPGAPDRETRLVAELHRLESAQSDVLLDHLGPIKRGDTLVDAGCGRGGSMVMAHQRFGCTVEGVTLSAKQADFANQRARDLGIDSSVRAQVRNMLAMPFATGQAAGSWNNESSMYVDLHDLFAEHARILTPGGRYVTITGCWNPIYGQPSKWVSQINAHFECNIHSRREYLRAMADNRLVPQAVVDLTPATLPYWELRATSSLVTGIEEAFINSYKDGSFQYVLIAADRV, encoded by the coding sequence GTGTCCACCAATGTCGAACCCACCACCAACGCCGCGGGCACCATCCCCGCTCCGGCCACGCCCTACCAGGACGACATCGCTCGTTACTGGGACCACGAGGCACGGCCGGTCAACCTGCGCCTCGGCGATGTCGACGGGCTCTACCACCACCACTACGGCATCGGGGACGTGGACGAGTCCGCCCTCGGGGAGCCGGGCGCGCCCGACCGGGAGACGCGGCTGGTCGCCGAGCTGCACCGGCTCGAATCCGCGCAGTCCGATGTGCTCCTCGACCACCTCGGCCCGATCAAGCGGGGTGACACCCTGGTGGACGCCGGCTGCGGGCGCGGCGGCTCCATGGTCATGGCGCACCAGCGCTTCGGGTGCACGGTCGAGGGCGTGACCCTCTCGGCCAAGCAGGCCGACTTCGCCAACCAGCGCGCCCGCGACCTCGGCATCGACAGCTCCGTCCGCGCCCAGGTCCGCAACATGCTGGCCATGCCGTTCGCCACCGGGCAGGCCGCAGGCTCGTGGAACAACGAGTCGAGCATGTACGTCGATCTGCACGACCTCTTCGCCGAGCACGCCCGCATCCTCACGCCGGGCGGCCGGTATGTGACCATCACCGGCTGCTGGAACCCCATCTATGGGCAGCCCTCGAAGTGGGTGTCGCAGATCAACGCGCACTTCGAGTGCAACATCCACTCGCGCCGCGAGTACCTGCGGGCCATGGCCGACAACCGTCTGGTCCCGCAGGCGGTCGTCGACCTGACGCCGGCGACGCTGCCGTACTGGGAGCTGCGGGCCACCTCCTCCCTCGTCACGGGCATCGAGGAGGCCTTCATCAACTCCTACAAGGACGGCTCCTTCCAGTACGTCCTGATCGCGGCCGACCGCGTCTGA
- a CDS encoding family 2B encapsulin nanocompartment shell protein yields the protein MSVDTGAETAEAATGGQQSLGTAAARNLATTTKSVPQMQEISSRWLLRTLPWVQVQGGTYRVNRRLSYTVGDGRVEFIQTGGNVRVIPAELGELPALRDYEDEETLSELANRCTQREFAAGETIATSGTPTDRVFLLAHGRVGKVGTGPYGDETDLGFLADGSYFGDRALLDPEASWEYTVRATTACTVLELTRADLLNLAERSESLNRHLTNGSDEPERATNKYGEAAIDLSAGHVGEAVIPHTFVDYESAPREYELSVAQTVLKVHSRVADLYNQPMNQTEHQLRLTVEALRERQEYELVNNREFGLLSNCDYAQRIQPHDGVPSPDDMDELLSRRRGSKLFLAHPKAIAAFGRECNKRGLVPEHVEIDGHRLPAWRGVPIYPCGKIPLSEARTTSILCMRTGEDQQGVIGLRQTGIPDEIEPGLSVRFMGIDEQAIISYLVTAYYSAAILVPDALGILENVEVSRWR from the coding sequence ATGTCGGTCGATACGGGTGCGGAGACGGCAGAGGCGGCGACAGGCGGCCAGCAGAGTCTCGGCACCGCCGCCGCGCGGAACTTGGCGACGACCACCAAATCCGTACCGCAGATGCAGGAGATCAGCTCCCGCTGGCTGCTGCGGACACTGCCGTGGGTCCAGGTGCAGGGTGGCACCTACCGGGTCAACCGGCGACTGAGCTACACGGTCGGGGACGGCCGGGTCGAATTCATCCAGACCGGCGGCAACGTGCGGGTCATCCCCGCCGAGCTGGGCGAGCTCCCCGCACTGCGCGACTACGAAGACGAGGAGACCCTGTCCGAGCTCGCGAACCGCTGTACGCAGCGGGAGTTCGCCGCCGGGGAAACCATCGCGACCTCGGGCACCCCGACGGACCGCGTGTTCCTGCTGGCCCACGGCCGGGTGGGCAAGGTCGGCACCGGCCCCTACGGTGACGAGACGGACCTGGGCTTCCTCGCGGACGGCTCCTACTTCGGCGACCGGGCCCTGCTGGACCCCGAGGCCTCGTGGGAGTACACCGTCCGCGCCACGACCGCCTGCACGGTGCTCGAACTCACCCGCGCCGACCTCCTCAACCTCGCCGAGCGCTCCGAAAGCCTCAACCGCCACCTCACCAACGGGTCGGACGAGCCGGAACGCGCGACCAACAAGTACGGCGAAGCGGCGATCGACCTCTCGGCCGGCCACGTCGGCGAAGCCGTCATCCCGCACACCTTCGTCGACTACGAGAGCGCACCGCGCGAGTACGAACTCTCGGTCGCCCAGACCGTGCTGAAGGTCCACAGCCGCGTGGCCGACCTCTACAACCAGCCGATGAACCAGACCGAGCACCAGCTCCGTCTGACGGTCGAGGCGCTGCGCGAGCGCCAGGAGTACGAGCTCGTCAACAACCGCGAGTTCGGTCTGCTCAGCAACTGCGACTACGCGCAGCGGATCCAGCCGCACGACGGCGTGCCGAGCCCCGACGACATGGACGAACTGCTCTCGCGCCGCCGTGGCTCCAAGCTGTTCCTCGCCCACCCCAAGGCCATCGCAGCCTTCGGGCGCGAGTGCAACAAGCGCGGCCTGGTGCCCGAGCACGTGGAGATCGACGGACACCGCCTTCCGGCCTGGCGCGGCGTGCCGATCTACCCGTGCGGAAAGATCCCCCTGAGCGAGGCCCGCACGACCTCGATCCTCTGCATGCGTACCGGCGAGGACCAGCAGGGCGTCATCGGCCTGCGCCAGACCGGCATCCCGGACGAGATCGAGCCCGGTCTGTCCGTGCGGTTCATGGGCATCGACGAGCAGGCGATCATCTCCTACCTGGTCACGGCCTACTACTCCGCCGCCATCCTGGTGCCCGACGCGCTCGGCATCCTGGAGAACGTCGAGGTCAGCCGCTGGCGCTGA
- a CDS encoding ScbR family autoregulator-binding transcription factor — MAMQQRAVRTREALIEAAAEQFDRDGFETTSLATVSARAGVSNGALHFHFASKAALAGAVRETAAGRLRTITEGAPARDGALQLLIDASHALVGGLHQDVVLRAGFDLDDGPELPGREQNLHRTWQDWVEEAFTLARGEGALAPDVSPQDAALTVMAAVTGFEALGGQDTQWLARAKVTGFWALLLPRLAREPALSRLVASGTASEAR; from the coding sequence ATGGCCATGCAGCAACGGGCGGTGCGCACGCGCGAGGCGCTGATAGAGGCAGCCGCCGAGCAGTTCGACCGGGACGGGTTCGAGACGACGTCGCTGGCCACGGTCAGCGCCCGCGCGGGGGTGAGCAACGGGGCCCTGCACTTCCACTTCGCGAGCAAGGCGGCCCTGGCCGGCGCGGTCCGCGAGACGGCCGCCGGGCGGCTGCGGACGATCACCGAAGGCGCCCCCGCGCGCGACGGGGCGCTCCAGCTCCTGATAGACGCCAGCCACGCGCTGGTTGGAGGGCTGCACCAGGACGTCGTGCTGCGGGCCGGCTTCGACCTCGACGACGGCCCGGAACTCCCGGGCCGGGAGCAGAACTTGCACCGCACCTGGCAGGACTGGGTGGAGGAGGCGTTCACGCTCGCGCGCGGCGAAGGGGCGCTGGCCCCGGATGTCTCCCCGCAGGACGCGGCGCTCACGGTGATGGCGGCGGTCACCGGGTTCGAGGCGCTGGGCGGCCAGGACACGCAGTGGCTTGCGCGAGCCAAGGTGACCGGCTTCTGGGCGCTGCTGCTGCCCCGGCTCGCGCGGGAGCCCGCGCTCAGCCGACTGGTGGCGTCGGGCACCGCGTCCGAGGCGCGCTGA
- a CDS encoding GNAT family N-acetyltransferase, with product MTVFLRTERLALRPFTAADADHLFALDNDPEVMRFINGGRPTTLEAIRTRTLPRLLHDHPCWENRGFWAAEERATGAFLGWFEFRPLDDDDPATVELGYRLNRASWGRGYATEGSRALIDKGFAELGVESVTANTMSVNAGSRRVMEKSGLLFLRSFTGDWPEAIPGSEHGEVEYRLTRADWQRRRPGDVEWASE from the coding sequence ATGACCGTCTTCCTTCGGACCGAACGGCTCGCACTGCGCCCGTTCACCGCCGCCGACGCCGACCACCTCTTCGCCCTGGACAACGATCCCGAGGTGATGCGGTTCATCAACGGGGGCCGGCCCACCACCCTGGAAGCGATCCGGACGCGGACGCTGCCCCGGCTGCTGCACGACCACCCCTGCTGGGAGAACCGGGGCTTCTGGGCTGCCGAGGAGCGGGCCACCGGGGCTTTCCTCGGCTGGTTCGAGTTCCGCCCTCTCGACGACGACGACCCGGCCACCGTCGAGCTGGGCTACCGGCTCAACAGGGCTTCCTGGGGCAGGGGTTACGCCACCGAGGGCTCCCGGGCCCTGATCGACAAAGGGTTCGCCGAGCTCGGGGTGGAGTCGGTCACCGCGAACACCATGTCGGTGAACGCCGGGTCCCGGCGCGTGATGGAGAAGTCGGGTCTGCTGTTCCTGCGGAGTTTCACGGGCGACTGGCCCGAGGCGATCCCGGGGTCTGAGCACGGTGAAGTCGAGTACCGGCTCACCAGGGCCGATTGGCAGCGGCGGCGCCCGGGTGACGTCGAGTGGGCATCCGAATAG
- a CDS encoding SigB/SigF/SigG family RNA polymerase sigma factor, producing the protein MPTTARHQHNHHDAPDTTAAFARLETLEPGPEHDALRDELVVQWMPMAQRLAGKYRNRGAEIEDLRQVAAMGLVKAVDRYEAARGAFEAYAIPTINGELKRHFRDSLWAVHVPRRVQELRNKVRTARRDLTTARPGEPSIAELAAHCGLEEAEVRDGLEALDSFRTLSLDAESRGDGGEGDGPALADTLGAAEPGFETVLDREAVKPALRALPERESRILYMRFFADMTQHQIATELGISQMHVSRLLSRTCSRVRSQALAGHRDAA; encoded by the coding sequence ATGCCCACGACCGCCCGCCACCAGCACAACCACCATGACGCCCCCGACACCACGGCGGCTTTCGCCCGCCTCGAGACCCTGGAGCCCGGGCCCGAGCACGACGCTCTGCGGGACGAACTCGTGGTCCAGTGGATGCCGATGGCCCAGCGGCTCGCGGGCAAGTACCGCAATCGTGGCGCGGAGATCGAGGATCTGCGCCAGGTGGCCGCGATGGGCCTGGTCAAGGCGGTGGACCGGTACGAGGCCGCGCGGGGCGCGTTCGAGGCGTACGCGATACCGACCATCAACGGTGAACTCAAACGGCACTTCCGCGACTCCTTGTGGGCGGTGCACGTTCCCCGCCGGGTGCAGGAGCTCCGCAACAAGGTGCGCACCGCCCGCCGCGACCTCACGACCGCACGGCCCGGCGAGCCCAGCATCGCCGAACTCGCCGCCCACTGCGGTCTCGAGGAGGCCGAAGTCCGCGACGGCCTGGAGGCCCTTGACTCCTTCAGAACGCTCTCGCTCGACGCGGAGTCCCGCGGCGACGGCGGTGAAGGGGACGGGCCGGCCCTCGCCGACACCCTCGGCGCGGCCGAGCCCGGTTTCGAGACCGTCCTCGACCGTGAGGCGGTCAAGCCCGCGCTGCGGGCGCTGCCCGAGCGCGAGTCGCGGATCTTGTACATGCGGTTCTTCGCCGACATGACACAGCATCAGATAGCCACCGAACTCGGCATCTCCCAGATGCATGTGTCCCGCCTCCTCAGCCGCACCTGCTCGCGCGTCCGCAGCCAGGCCCTGGCCGGACACCGGGACGCCGCCTGA
- a CDS encoding ScbA/BarX family gamma-butyrolactone biosynthesis protein: protein MSTSAFRPQAPVGPTSRTDDAGPPGHSLSRRPPLTATVPKEFVHRAQMADVLLTGWRRLDDTRIAVSAQLPREHRFYAPVDGTHYDPLLLAEAVRQVGALVAHAGFEVPLGQQFVMNDLTVSVLPGHLRLGDTPARLDIDVTCREVQWRGGVFTGTRYDVEIRDGAGPVAAGGAQYTCVAPKVYRRLRGERLLAGAGTALHLTAPVSPQSVGRMSPVDVVLSPTARAGQWLLRVDTRHPALFDHPVDHVPGMVLLEAARQAATTLLHAAEPQRTALLPSRIASEFLRYTELDSPCLIEACPVSGGPGEDVVVVTGSQDGAQVFRCVITVPAIRP, encoded by the coding sequence ATGTCAACAAGTGCGTTCCGGCCGCAGGCGCCGGTGGGCCCCACGTCGAGAACCGACGACGCGGGCCCGCCCGGCCACTCCCTGTCCCGTCGCCCACCGCTCACCGCGACGGTCCCCAAGGAATTCGTGCACCGCGCCCAGATGGCCGACGTCCTGCTCACCGGCTGGCGGCGCCTCGACGACACCCGAATCGCCGTCAGCGCCCAACTCCCGCGAGAACACCGCTTCTACGCGCCCGTCGACGGAACCCACTACGACCCCTTACTGCTCGCCGAGGCCGTCCGTCAGGTCGGCGCCCTCGTGGCCCACGCGGGATTCGAGGTGCCGCTGGGCCAGCAGTTCGTGATGAACGACCTGACGGTGTCCGTGCTGCCCGGGCACCTGCGGCTCGGTGACACTCCGGCGCGGCTCGACATCGACGTGACCTGCCGCGAAGTGCAGTGGCGCGGGGGCGTGTTCACCGGGACGCGCTACGACGTCGAGATCCGCGACGGCGCGGGGCCCGTCGCCGCCGGGGGTGCCCAGTACACGTGCGTGGCCCCGAAGGTGTACCGGCGGCTGCGGGGCGAGCGACTGCTGGCCGGCGCGGGGACCGCGCTCCACCTGACCGCCCCCGTCTCGCCGCAGAGTGTGGGCCGCATGTCACCCGTCGACGTGGTCCTCTCCCCCACCGCGCGGGCCGGACAGTGGCTGTTGCGCGTGGACACCCGCCATCCGGCCCTCTTCGACCACCCGGTCGACCATGTGCCGGGCATGGTCCTGCTCGAGGCCGCCCGCCAGGCCGCGACCACACTGCTGCACGCCGCGGAGCCGCAGCGCACGGCCCTGCTGCCGTCGCGTATCGCGAGTGAGTTCCTGCGCTACACCGAACTGGACAGCCCCTGCCTCATCGAGGCCTGCCCGGTCTCCGGCGGCCCGGGCGAGGACGTGGTGGTGGTGACGGGCTCGCAGGACGGCGCGCAGGTCTTCCGCTGCGTGATCACGGTGCCGGCCATCCGTCCGTGA